The Aestuariibius sp. HNIBRBA575 nucleotide sequence AGGCAAACCTCATACGAATTCACGCGAGGCACACCGCCCGCGAACCGGAGAATAGAAACATGGCGAAGCCGACCACTATCAAAATCCGCCTGAACTCCACCGCGGGGACTGGCCACTTTTATGTAGCTAAGAAAAACGCACGGACCATGACCGAAAAAATGGTTGTCCGTAAGTATGACCCGGTTGTGCGCAAGCACGTGGAATACAAAGAAGGCAAGATCAAGTAAGATCGCTGGACATTGGATTTCAAAGGGCCGCTCCGCAAGGACGCGGCCTTTTTGTTTATATAAGTATATGTGATGCCCCACCTTAACGTTGATATTCGTCCCAGCCACGGCGCCGACTTTGACGCGGTTGACGACCTGTTGGGTTGCGCCTATCCGGTGCTGCTGGCCCCGGATTATCGGGCGGATTTATTGGCCAAGGCATTGCCAATCATATCCCGCGCCAATCCCGAATTATTGTCCAGCGGCACCTATTTCGTCGCCCACCAAGACGGGCAATTGCTGGGAGCAGGGGGGTGGTCACGGGGGTTGCCCGGCGGCGGCGCGGCCTTGCCGGATCGGGGTAATATTCGCCATCTGGTCACGGCTGAAACGGTTGTGCGTCAGGGGGTGGGCCGCGCGTTGATGCAGCATATCCTTGCAGATGCCAAACGCGCAGGCATGGGGTGGATGCATTGCATTGCCACCCTG carries:
- a CDS encoding GNAT family N-acetyltransferase, with translation MPHLNVDIRPSHGADFDAVDDLLGCAYPVLLAPDYRADLLAKALPIISRANPELLSSGTYFVAHQDGQLLGAGGWSRGLPGGGAALPDRGNIRHLVTAETVVRQGVGRALMQHILADAKRAGMGWMHCIATLTAVPFYHAMGFSDIGAIDVPLQTDLHFPAMEMQLWF
- the rpmG gene encoding 50S ribosomal protein L33; this encodes MAKPTTIKIRLNSTAGTGHFYVAKKNARTMTEKMVVRKYDPVVRKHVEYKEGKIK